The window CGGGGTGCCGACCGGGACGACGGTCCGGGTGGACGATCCGGCCGCCTGGGGCCTGGTCGACTGGCCGGCGGACGACACGGTCACGGTGGCCGCCACCCGGCTGCGCGAGGACCGGGCGCCGCTCTACGTCGTCGTGCCCACCGCCACGCAGACCGCCCACACCCCCGTGCTGCGGCAGCTCGCCCAGGCCGTGGCGGCGGCCGTGGAGGCGCAGCGCTCCTTCGACGAGGAGCACCGCATCGCGGTCACCCTCCAGCGCAGCCTGCTGCCCCGCCGGATACCGCAGGTCAACGGGCTCGACCTGGCCGTGCGCTACGAGCCGGCGAGCGCGCAGACCGAGGTGGGGGGCGACTTCTACGAGCTGGTGATGCTCGACGGTCACCTGCTGCTGGCGATCGGCGACGTGGCCGGGCACTCGCTGCACGCCGCGACGGTGATGGCCGAGCTGCGGCACGCGGTGCGGGCGTACGCGGTGGAGGGGCACCAGCCGGGCGAGATCCTGCACCGGGTCAACGAACTCATGCGCACCCTGCTCCCCAACGAGCTGGCCACGATCTGCGTGCTGCTGCTGCACCCGCCCAGCGGCCGGGTGCGGCTGGCCAGCGCCGGGCACCTGCCGCCGGCGCTCAGCCTCGACGGCAAGGTGGAGTTCGTGCAGCACTCGGCCCCGCTGCTCGGGGTCCGCGCCCCCCGGCCGCCCGACCTGGAGTTCGTGCTGCCGGCCGGGGCGACGCTGGTGTTCTACACCGACGGACTGATCGAGCGGCGGGACAACACCATCGACGACGGGCTGGCCGCCCTGGCCGTGGCCGCCACCCGGGTCGACGACGACCTGGACCGGTTCTGCGAACGGCTCCTGGTCGAGCTGGCTCCGTCGGAGATCCACGACGACGTCGCCGTGGTGGCCCTCCGCCGCAACTGAGCCGGCCTCGCGCGGGGCGGCGACGTCGGGGCCACCCTCGTACCCTGAGCTGATGGCCACGAAGACTGGTGATCTGCTCGCAGCCGCGGCACCCCGTGCCGTCGCGGTGGTCCGGGGCGTCTCGGACGACCAACTGGACCTGCCGACCCCGTGCAGCGACTACGCCGTGCGCGACCTGCTCAACCACCTCTACGACGTGGTGGTCAACTTCCAGGCCCTCGCCGGCAGGGGGCAACCGGAGTGGGCGGAGAAGCCCGACCACCTGGCCGAGGGCTGGCGGGACCGGTTCGAGGCGGAGACCGCGAAACTGGTCGAGGCGTGGTCGGACCCGGCCGCGCTGGAGGGCGTCTCGCCCGGGATGGGGCTGCCGCAGGAGACGGTCGGCACCATGGTGCTGCTCGACCTGACGGTGCACGCCTGGGACCTGGCCGTCGCCACCGGGCAGCCGTTCCGCCCCGCGCCGGAGGCGCTGCCCCCGCTGTACGCCCTGACCGAGCAGATGGGCCCGATGGCCCGGAAGCAGGGCGTCTTCGGGGAGTTGGTGGGGACGTCGTCGTCGGACGCCCCGGAGATCGACCGTCTGCTCGCCCTGACCGGCCGGGACCCGGGCTGGTCGGCGGGCGCCTGACCTCGAAGCGCCACCAGGCCCGCGCGGCACCCCCGCCGCGCGGGCCTCCTTGACAGTCACTATTCACCGGGTGAATAGTGACGCGGTGTCCACACCGCACGTGTTGCTGGGCCTGCTGGCCGCCGGCAACCGGCACGGCTACGAGCTGAAGCGCGCCCACGACGAGCGCCTGCCCCGCGCCAAGCCGCTGGCCTTCGGGCAGGTCTACTCGACCCTCGGCCGGTTGCAGCGGGACGGCCTGGTGGCACCCGCCGGGCAGGAACGCGAAGGCGGTCCCGACCGCACCGCGTACTCGCTGACCGCCGACGGCCGGGCCGCGCTCCAGCGGTGGCTCGCCGAGGTCGAGCCACCGATGCCGTACGTCACCAGCACGCTCTTCGCCAAGGTGGTCGTGGCGCTGCTGGTGGCCGACGCGGAGCGGGCCCGGACCTACCTCGTCGCCCAGCGGCAGGCCCACACCGAGCGGCTGCGCGAGCTGACCGCGGTGAAGACGGCGCCCTCGGCCAGCCTCGACGACATCGTCGCGGCCGACTTCGCCATCGCCCATCTCGACGCCGACCTGCGGTGGTTGCAGACCACCCTGGGCCGCGTCGCCGACTGGCACCGGGAGGTGCACTCGTGACGCAACTTCAGGCTCGCGGCGTGGTCAAGGCCTACGGGCGGACACCCGCGCTGCGCGGCGTCACCGTCGACGTCGCCGAGGGGGAGATCGTCGCCGTCACCGGCCCGAGCGGCTGCGGCAAGTCCACCCTCCTGCACTGCCTCGCCGGCATCCTGCGTCCGGACGCCGGCGAGGTGAGCTGGAATGGGCACCGGATCGACACCTGGTCCGAGGCGGCACGATCCAGGCTGCGGCGCACGGAGTTCGGGGTGCTCTTCCAGTTCGGCCAGCTCGTCGCCGAACTGACCGCCGCCGAGAACGTCGCCCTTCCGCTGCTCCTCGCCGGCACCCGGCGGCGGGAGGCGCGGACGGCGGCGCTGTCCTGGATGGACCGGCTCGGCGTGGCCGACCTGGCCGACGTCCGGCCGGGCGAGATGTCCGGCGGGCAGCAGCAGCGCTGCGCGATGGCACGGGCGCTGGTCACCGAGCCCCGGGTGCTCTTCGCCGACGAGCCGACCGGCGCGCTGGACACGCTCACCGGCGAGCAGGTGCTCATCCAACTGGTCCGGCTCGCCCGCGAGCAGCGGACGTCGGTCGTCCTGGTCACCCACGAGCCGCAGATCGCCGCGTACGCCGACCGCGAGGTCATCCTCCGCGACGGCATGGTCGACCACACCGGGCTCGGCCTCGACACCCCGCTGCCGGGCAGCCGCCGGTGAGACCGTCGACGCTGGTACGCCTCGCCCTGGCCGGCACCCGCACCGACACCGCCCGGGTGGCGCTGACCGCGCTCAGCGCCGCCCTGGCCACCCTCGTCGCCCTCGCCGCGTTCACCGTGCTGGCCATCCCCACCCCGCCCGCCACCGACGGCAACGGCAACGGCAGCCGTTGGTCCCACCAGTACGCCAACCAGCTGCTCGTCGAGCCGGGGCTGCGCGGCGGCACGGCCTTCGCCCTGCTGCTGCTCATGATTCCCGTGCTGGCGTTGGCCGGGCAGTGCGCCCGGCTCGGCGCCCCGGCGCGGGACCGCCGACTGGCCGCGTTCCGGCTGGCCGGCGCCACCCCCGGCCAGGTGACCCGGATCGCCGTGCTGGAGGCCGGCCTGGCGAGCCTGCTCGGCACGCTGGCCGGCGCGTCGGTCCACTTCGTCGGCCGGGAGCTGCTCGACCGGCCCGACGCCCGGGGCCGGCTCGTCCTCCCCACCGACGTGCTGCCCACCCCCGGCGTGCTGGTGGCGGTGCTGGCGGGGCTGCCGGTCGTGGCGGCACTGGCCACCGCGCTGATGCTGCGCCGGGTGAGCACGACCCCGTTCGGCGTGCTGCGTACGCACCGCCGGGAACGCGGCCCCCGACCCTGGGCGGGCGTCCTCATCGGCGCCGGGCTGGCCGCCTTCGTCGCCGTCGAACCGGTCACCCGCCTCTACGACCGGCGCGACACCGACCCGCCGTCCTGGCTGGTGCCGGCGCTGCTGGTCAGCGGCGGGCTGGCCGCGATGATCGGGGTGGTCGTCGGCACCGGCTGGATCTCCTGGACGGTCGGGCGGATGCTGCACCGCTACGCCCGAGGGCCGGCCGCGCTGCTCGCCGCCCGCCGGTTGACGGCCGACCCGTGGGCGGGCAGCCGCACCTTCGCCGCCCTGCTGGCCGCGGTGCTCCTCGGCGCGGGCGCGGCCGGGCTGCGGGAGTACTTCGTCGCGGCGGGCGAGCTGAGCCGCCGGACCGGTGGCGGACTGGCCGGCGACGACGGCTTCTACCTGCGGACCATGGACCTGGTGGACCTGGCGGTGGCGGTGGCCATGCTGGTCGCCGCCGGTGGGCTGGTCGTCGCGATGGTGGAGGGGATCACCGCCCGGCGGCGCGCGTACGCGGCCCTGGTGGCGACCGGGGTGCCCCGGCCCACGCTCGGCCGGTCCATCGCCTGGCAGTCGCTGGCCCCCGCCGTGCCGGCGGTGGCCGTCGCGCTGGCCGTGGGCCTGCTGCTGGCCCGGGGGCTGTTCCGCACGCCGACCGCAGAGCACTACAACGAGGTCTGCGACGCCACCGCGCAGCTCTGCGCCGACCCCGCCACCCGGGCGCGCCACACCCGGGTCGTGGCGATGCCGGACGTGACCGTGCCGCCCGACGTACCGCTGGAACAGCTGGCCCTGCTCGGGGCCGGCGCCCTGGCGGGGGTGCTGGCGACGGTCGGCGTCGGCCTGCTCTTCCTGCGCGCGAGCACGGCCGTCGAGGAACTGCGGGTGACCTGAGCCGGGCGCGGGACGGCCCCGGTGCCGCGTCAGGCGGCGAACAGGCCGGCGGAGAGCGCGAGCAGTGTCCCGGCGGCGGCGGAACAGCAGCACACCAGCAGGAACGCGACCACCGCGAGGATCGCCCAGACGCGCCGGTCGCGCGCCGCCGCCCGCCACCCCGACGCCGGTACGCCCTCGGCCGGCTCGTCGTCGTCCACCTCGCCGGCCCCGGTCACCCGGGCAGTCTAGGTGCTGCGGGGCCGGCGGTCCTGGCCATCGCCGTGCGGCGGCGGGCGGGTCAGCCGGTGCCGGCCATCGCCGCGAGGCGGCGGGCGAGCACGACGACGGACTCCCGCAGCTCCGGAGGCTCCAGCACCTCCGCCTCGAAGCCCAGCCGGGCCGCGTGCATGGCCAGCCAGTCCAGGTCGTCCCCGCCGATGGCGAGCACGCACCACCCGTCGCGATCGTCCTCGACGCGCCCCACCTGGGGCGGCACCAGCTTCCGCACCTGGTCGGGGTGGGCGCGCAACCGCACCCGGGCGAGATAGCGGTACGGCGCCCCGGTCACGGACCGCTGCACGTAGGCGACCGGATCCGGATGCTCCCTCGCGTGGAAGCGCCAGGTCGTCGCCGCCACCTCGCGCATCCGGTCCAGCCGGAAGGTGCGCCAGTCGGCGCGGTCGACGTCCCAGGCCATGAGGTACCAGCGGCGGCCGGTCGTGACCATCCGCACCGGCTCGACCGTGCGCTCGTGCTCCCCGCCGTCGCGGCCGGCGTACCGGAACCGGACCCGCACGGCGTCGCGGCAGGCCCGCGCGAGCGTCACCAGCAGCTCCGCGTCGATCTCGACCGCCGGGCCGACGAGGGTCTCGGTGGCGCCGTGCACGGCCCGCACCTCGGCGCGCAGCCGGGCCGGCATCACCTGGTCGAGCTTCGTGAGGGCCCGCAGGGCCGCCTCGCCCGACCCGGTGACCGTGCCTCCCGAGGCCAGCCGCAGGGAGACCGCCGTCGCGATCGCCTCCTCGTCGTCGAGGAGCAGCGGCGGCAGCCGGGTGCCCGCGCCGAGCTGGTAGCCGCCGCCGACGCCCGCCGTCGCGTGCACGGGGTAGCCGATCGCGCGCAGCCGCTCCACGTCGCGGCGTACGCAGCGGTCGGTGACCCCCAGCTCG is drawn from Micromonospora sp. NBC_01740 and contains these coding sequences:
- a CDS encoding SpoIIE family protein phosphatase, translated to MEGGPATVLVVDDSPTKRYLLVSWLSRAGFAVLEAENGAEALARVGVDPIDLVVLDVRLPDLNGFEVCERIKAAHPAMPVIHVSAHAVDVVDRAQGLTRGADAYLAEPIEPEELVATSHAVLRYYRARQRAELLAERLLGLADTTVAVHSAPNFARLLEAAAAGAAQIFRSPAAVIAETFDGDCLAGTADGPDGTATIVPWVVDDTGVPTGTTVRVDDPAAWGLVDWPADDTVTVAATRLREDRAPLYVVVPTATQTAHTPVLRQLAQAVAAAVEAQRSFDEEHRIAVTLQRSLLPRRIPQVNGLDLAVRYEPASAQTEVGGDFYELVMLDGHLLLAIGDVAGHSLHAATVMAELRHAVRAYAVEGHQPGEILHRVNELMRTLLPNELATICVLLLHPPSGRVRLASAGHLPPALSLDGKVEFVQHSAPLLGVRAPRPPDLEFVLPAGATLVFYTDGLIERRDNTIDDGLAALAVAATRVDDDLDRFCERLLVELAPSEIHDDVAVVALRRN
- a CDS encoding TIGR03086 family metal-binding protein encodes the protein MATKTGDLLAAAAPRAVAVVRGVSDDQLDLPTPCSDYAVRDLLNHLYDVVVNFQALAGRGQPEWAEKPDHLAEGWRDRFEAETAKLVEAWSDPAALEGVSPGMGLPQETVGTMVLLDLTVHAWDLAVATGQPFRPAPEALPPLYALTEQMGPMARKQGVFGELVGTSSSDAPEIDRLLALTGRDPGWSAGA
- a CDS encoding PadR family transcriptional regulator: MSTPHVLLGLLAAGNRHGYELKRAHDERLPRAKPLAFGQVYSTLGRLQRDGLVAPAGQEREGGPDRTAYSLTADGRAALQRWLAEVEPPMPYVTSTLFAKVVVALLVADAERARTYLVAQRQAHTERLRELTAVKTAPSASLDDIVAADFAIAHLDADLRWLQTTLGRVADWHREVHS
- a CDS encoding ABC transporter ATP-binding protein, which codes for MTQLQARGVVKAYGRTPALRGVTVDVAEGEIVAVTGPSGCGKSTLLHCLAGILRPDAGEVSWNGHRIDTWSEAARSRLRRTEFGVLFQFGQLVAELTAAENVALPLLLAGTRRREARTAALSWMDRLGVADLADVRPGEMSGGQQQRCAMARALVTEPRVLFADEPTGALDTLTGEQVLIQLVRLAREQRTSVVLVTHEPQIAAYADREVILRDGMVDHTGLGLDTPLPGSRR
- a CDS encoding FtsX-like permease family protein; amino-acid sequence: MRPSTLVRLALAGTRTDTARVALTALSAALATLVALAAFTVLAIPTPPATDGNGNGSRWSHQYANQLLVEPGLRGGTAFALLLLMIPVLALAGQCARLGAPARDRRLAAFRLAGATPGQVTRIAVLEAGLASLLGTLAGASVHFVGRELLDRPDARGRLVLPTDVLPTPGVLVAVLAGLPVVAALATALMLRRVSTTPFGVLRTHRRERGPRPWAGVLIGAGLAAFVAVEPVTRLYDRRDTDPPSWLVPALLVSGGLAAMIGVVVGTGWISWTVGRMLHRYARGPAALLAARRLTADPWAGSRTFAALLAAVLLGAGAAGLREYFVAAGELSRRTGGGLAGDDGFYLRTMDLVDLAVAVAMLVAAGGLVVAMVEGITARRRAYAALVATGVPRPTLGRSIAWQSLAPAVPAVAVALAVGLLLARGLFRTPTAEHYNEVCDATAQLCADPATRARHTRVVAMPDVTVPPDVPLEQLALLGAGALAGVLATVGVGLLFLRASTAVEELRVT
- a CDS encoding helix-turn-helix transcriptional regulator, which gives rise to MTVEATTERVLRLLALLQRRPSWTATELAAELGVTDRCVRRDVERLRAIGYPVHATAGVGGGYQLGAGTRLPPLLLDDEEAIATAVSLRLASGGTVTGSGEAALRALTKLDQVMPARLRAEVRAVHGATETLVGPAVEIDAELLVTLARACRDAVRVRFRYAGRDGGEHERTVEPVRMVTTGRRWYLMAWDVDRADWRTFRLDRMREVAATTWRFHAREHPDPVAYVQRSVTGAPYRYLARVRLRAHPDQVRKLVPPQVGRVEDDRDGWCVLAIGGDDLDWLAMHAARLGFEAEVLEPPELRESVVVLARRLAAMAGTG